The Flavobacterium faecale genomic sequence ATATAGAATTACGCATGATTGCATTTACACTCTGATTTTCACAAGCAATATCATTATCTTTAATTATTTTTCGATAATCGGTAATTTTCTTTAATAAAAGATCTGAACATAAAGGATTAGTTGGATGGTTGGCTTTTATTAAAACTTTAGCCGTACCAGCATTAGGATACTTCTTTGTTACTTCTAAATGGTTATTTACATTAAGTAAGTATTCTGATTCGAAAGTAGTCTGGTTAGTTGCATCAATAATAATCTGCGCAGGTAAATTTGCAAAAATTGCAGTTATGTAAATATTGTTATCGCCATCAGCTATAGCTCCTTTATTTATATCATCTTTATCCAATTTAACTGCTCCTTTTCCTTCATTGAAAAAAATATCCAAGGCTTCTAAAACAGTGGATTTACCTATATCATTTTTACCTACAAAAACTGTCAAGTCATCTAAATCAATGATAGTTTCTTCTTTATAACTTCTAAAATTTTTAAGCTTGATTGCTATTAGTTTCATACTATGTCGTTTTTTATAATTTAAAAAGCTTCGTTACTAAGCCACCATCCCCTTCTCAAACAATTCCACAAACTCCTTCATTTTTGCAATAATCCTATCCCCAATGACTCTTGCTTGCAAAATACTTGGTCTGTTGTCTAGGCATTGAAAAACCTCGTCTTTGATGGGTTCTCGGCCGCTGTAGATGTAGGCATCGATTAAGCCTTTGAATTGTGCTTTGTCTAGATGTTCCTCTTCACAGAGTTTTCCTAAGGCTAGTACTTTTTGTTCTTGCCAGAATTTCTCAAATTCCTCTTCGATGTTGTCGCCGTCTTTGATTTGCGGCATGTTCTCGTCTATGAATTTCTGAATCAGCTCTCGCTTGCTTCGCAACTGAATGTCTCCACCCAATAAATCCAATATGGCTTTGCGCTGCGCTTTGGCTTCAGAAGTGTTCGTGCCTTTTAGCTGTGATATCAATTTCAATATATACGCCACATTGATTTGATCTCGGTGAATCAACTCTAACTCAAAATCGATATCGTCCAAGATTGATGTTTTCTCTTTCTTAGTGTCTCGCTTTACCTTCTCGTATAAGTCAAGGTATTTGCTTTTATAATCCTCAAATTCTTGTTCGTCTATGGCAATGTCTTCCCAATCAAAATCGGTGTAGGATTGCAGAACGTTCATGGCACGCAACAATTTCCTAAACGCTTGCACAAACAAAGCTTCGGCATCTTCGGATTCTAGGTCGTCAACGCTTTGATAAGTTGGCGTGATTTCTCGCATTATTTTTAGAGCTTCTTCAAACTTTTCAGCGATTTTATCATAGTCCGGCATGGTCACCACCTCGATGGCTTCTTTATTAGAAAACAAAGTAATGGCCTCGTCTGTGGCTTTTTTTAGATTTCGAAAAGAAAGAATATTTCCTTGCGATTTCTGTTCGCCCAAAATTCTGTTAGTCCTTGAATACGCCTGAATTAAGCCGTGCTGCTTCAAGTTTTTATCTACGTACAAGGTATTTACCTTTTTAGCGTCAAAACCCGTAAGCATCATGTTTACGACAATCACAATATCCAAACGATCTTTGGCATCATTGAAGTTTTTCTTCTCGCGATCTTTCAATCGTTTGCTGATGTCTTTGAAATACGATTCAAACAACGCTGAATCCTTGGTTGTAAAACTTCCATTGTACATTTGGTTGTAATGCCCAATGTAGGTTTCAAGTTTGTCGCGACTGTGGCTAGACGCATAAGCCGTTGGCCCTTCTGCAGCCATATCAAATCCAGACTCTTCATCATCTGGTAAATAATCCTGTGCTTGATCTGAATCTTCATTGGCTCCAAAAGTAAAAATTGTAGCAATGCGTAAATCGTGTTTGCCTGCTTCTTTCTTTTTTTGGAATAAATCATAATACTGCACGGCATTCGGAATGCTACTCACAGTCAATAAAGCCGAATACTGTTTATTGAACGTTTTTTGATCGTGGTGTGCTATAATGTAATCTACAATTTTCTCGATACGCATAGGCGAATCCAATACTTCTTGTTTGTCGATGTCTTCGACTTCTATATCAATAAACGATTTGCTTTTGTTCTTGTATTTCCCCACGTATTCTATTCCAAAACGAAGTACGTTTTCGTCATGAATGGCATCGGTGATGACGTATTTGTGCAGGCAGTCACCAAATAAATCTTTGGTGGTTCGCTTTCCCTTATCATTTTTAGAAGCGTTCTCGGCAAAAATGGGTGTTCCTGTAAAACCAATCAGCTGTGATTGATCAAAAAACTTGGTGATTCTTTCATGGGTTTCTCCAAATTGCGAACGGTGGCATTCGTCAAAAATGAAAACTATTTTTTTATGACGTAGCGGTTCTATTTGGTGTTTAAAACGATCTGAAACGGCATTGTTTAATTTTTGTATAGTGGTTAAAACCAACTTAGTATTATCGGTCAGTTGTTTTACTAAAGATTGTGTATTGTCAGTTACGTCAACGCTGTCTTTTTTGAAAGCGTTAAATTCGTTCATGGTCTGGAAATCCAAATCCTTTCTATCTACTACAAAAACCACTTTGTAGACATCAGGCAAATCCATCAAAATTTGACTGGCTTTGAACGAGGTTAACGTCTTACCCGATCCCGTAGTGTGCCATATGTAAGCGTTGTCACTCGTGTGCTTGACTTGCTTGATTATTGCCTCAGTCGCATAATATTGGTACGGACGCAACACCATCATGATTTTGTGGGTTTCGTTGATCACAATATAATGTGCGATCATTTTACCTAGTTGCGTAGGGTTTAAAAACGCTTTGGCGAAAGGCATTAATTCGGTGATATTTTTATTATTGGCATCTGCCCAAAAGAAGGTTTGCTTAACCGATTGAAGTTCGTTATTAGCCAAATATTTGGTGTTTACACCATTACTTATCACAAACAATTGCACGTACTGAAACAGCCCGCTATTGCTCCAAAAGGAATGCAATTGGTAGCGATTGATTTGGTTAAAAGCTTCTTTGATCTCTGTACCCGAACGTTTCAATTCTATTTGTACCAAAGGCAAACCATTGACCAAAAGCGTGACATCATAACGGTTTTTATAGCTTCCTTCTAATGAAATTTGATTGGTAACTTGGTATAAATTAGCTCCCGTATTTTCGCTATTAAAAAAACGAACATAAAACGAAGTACCATCTTCCTTAGTCAATTGAAAACGGTCACGCAAGGTTTTTGCCTTTTCGAAAACACTGCCTTTGGCAAGATGATTCAAAACGGCATCAAACTCCTTGGCTGTAAAAGTAGTTCGGTTGAAAAGCTCCAACTGACTTTTAAGATTAGAAACTAAAGCGTCTCCGTCTTGAATTTTTACAGACACATAGCCTAAACCCTGCAATTGCTGGATTAGATTGTTTTCTAATTGTAACTCGGATTGGTGTGCCATAGTTATTCTTCTATAAATATTTCATAATAAGTACGTTCTATATCCTTTACTTCTGCTTCTTCCAAAGCCGAAAACTCTTTACTCAGGGCACGATTTGATAATTTACCTTCTCCTTGTTCTAGAAAACGAACCAACAACCCCACCACATCATCTGGCATTTCGTATCTGTCATCAATAAACCGCTTAAACGCATCGTATTTTCGCAAATAATCAACCTCAGCAGGAATTATATTTACTACGGTGTCATGTACACAATCATATAGAAATTCGGCTTGATCTGTAGCATCAAAATATCGGTAATAGTCTATGGTATTACTATGTATTGCTACATTTTTGTCAGGCGAAGTTTTCCAATCTATTTGCTCT encodes the following:
- a CDS encoding type I restriction endonuclease subunit R; the encoded protein is MAHQSELQLENNLIQQLQGLGYVSVKIQDGDALVSNLKSQLELFNRTTFTAKEFDAVLNHLAKGSVFEKAKTLRDRFQLTKEDGTSFYVRFFNSENTGANLYQVTNQISLEGSYKNRYDVTLLVNGLPLVQIELKRSGTEIKEAFNQINRYQLHSFWSNSGLFQYVQLFVISNGVNTKYLANNELQSVKQTFFWADANNKNITELMPFAKAFLNPTQLGKMIAHYIVINETHKIMMVLRPYQYYATEAIIKQVKHTSDNAYIWHTTGSGKTLTSFKASQILMDLPDVYKVVFVVDRKDLDFQTMNEFNAFKKDSVDVTDNTQSLVKQLTDNTKLVLTTIQKLNNAVSDRFKHQIEPLRHKKIVFIFDECHRSQFGETHERITKFFDQSQLIGFTGTPIFAENASKNDKGKRTTKDLFGDCLHKYVITDAIHDENVLRFGIEYVGKYKNKSKSFIDIEVEDIDKQEVLDSPMRIEKIVDYIIAHHDQKTFNKQYSALLTVSSIPNAVQYYDLFQKKKEAGKHDLRIATIFTFGANEDSDQAQDYLPDDEESGFDMAAEGPTAYASSHSRDKLETYIGHYNQMYNGSFTTKDSALFESYFKDISKRLKDREKKNFNDAKDRLDIVIVVNMMLTGFDAKKVNTLYVDKNLKQHGLIQAYSRTNRILGEQKSQGNILSFRNLKKATDEAITLFSNKEAIEVVTMPDYDKIAEKFEEALKIMREITPTYQSVDDLESEDAEALFVQAFRKLLRAMNVLQSYTDFDWEDIAIDEQEFEDYKSKYLDLYEKVKRDTKKEKTSILDDIDFELELIHRDQINVAYILKLISQLKGTNTSEAKAQRKAILDLLGGDIQLRSKRELIQKFIDENMPQIKDGDNIEEEFEKFWQEQKVLALGKLCEEEHLDKAQFKGLIDAYIYSGREPIKDEVFQCLDNRPSILQARVIGDRIIAKMKEFVELFEKGMVA